One region of Ornithinibacter aureus genomic DNA includes:
- a CDS encoding glucose-6-phosphate dehydrogenase assembly protein OpcA — translation MIVDLPDTTTAAISARLVRLRADTGSMALSRVLTLLVVVDEAHADAAIETANDASRQHPCRIIVVIAGSKRGAARLDGQIRVGGDAGASEVVVLRLFGRLASHGRAVVTPLLLADSPIVAWWPANGPHEPSKDPIGMMAQRRVTDAARSSTTSRTVLRRLSDGYAAGDSDLAWSRITLWRGLLTAALDQPPYEPVTSAVVVAAADSPSGDLLAGWLAARLKCPVSIARARSGSGIVSVRLERDGGSIDLVRPVDGNTATLAQPGQPVRTLALAHRGDAECLADELRRLDPDEVYHDALVVGLRRCTVSRQTASEAVRAGRAPSVAEAERTAKRLRRAARASTRSAMVEAAPMPPKVDDPEVVKQAAKDKLAEVKERRS, via the coding sequence GTGATCGTCGACCTGCCCGACACGACCACCGCCGCCATCTCGGCGCGGCTGGTCCGGCTGCGCGCCGACACGGGGTCGATGGCGCTCTCGCGAGTGCTGACCCTGCTCGTCGTCGTCGACGAGGCCCACGCCGACGCGGCGATCGAGACCGCGAACGACGCCAGCCGCCAACACCCCTGTCGGATCATCGTCGTCATCGCGGGCAGCAAGCGTGGTGCCGCCCGGCTCGATGGACAGATCCGGGTGGGTGGGGATGCCGGCGCCTCCGAGGTCGTGGTCCTGCGCCTCTTCGGCCGGCTGGCCTCGCACGGCCGAGCCGTCGTGACGCCGCTGCTCCTCGCCGACTCCCCCATCGTCGCGTGGTGGCCGGCCAACGGCCCCCACGAGCCGTCCAAGGACCCGATCGGCATGATGGCGCAGCGGCGCGTCACCGACGCCGCCCGATCCAGCACCACGTCCCGAACGGTCCTGCGCCGCCTGTCCGACGGGTACGCGGCCGGTGACAGCGACCTCGCCTGGTCGAGGATCACCTTGTGGCGCGGCCTGCTCACCGCAGCCCTGGACCAGCCACCGTACGAGCCCGTCACGAGCGCGGTCGTCGTCGCTGCGGCGGACTCCCCCTCGGGTGACCTGCTCGCCGGGTGGCTGGCCGCTCGCCTCAAGTGCCCCGTGTCCATCGCCCGGGCGCGTTCCGGGAGCGGCATCGTCTCGGTCCGACTGGAGCGCGACGGCGGGTCGATCGACCTCGTGAGGCCGGTCGACGGCAACACCGCGACCCTGGCCCAGCCGGGCCAGCCGGTGCGAACCCTGGCGCTTGCGCACCGCGGCGACGCGGAGTGCCTCGCCGACGAGCTGCGGCGCCTGGACCCCGACGAGGTCTACCACGACGCCCTCGTCGTGGGACTTCGCCGGTGCACCGTGTCGCGCCAGACCGCCAGCGAGGCCGTGCGGGCGGGGCGGGCTCCCTCGGTCGCGGAGGCCGAGCGCACCGCGAAGCGGCTACGAAGGGCAGCGCGGGCCAGCACCCGCAGTGCCATGGTCGAGGCCGCCCCGATGCCGCCGAAGGTCGATGACCCGGAGGTCGTCAAGCAGGCCGCCAAGGACAAGCTCGCCGAGGTCAAGGAGCGTCGATCATGA